The Terriglobia bacterium genome contains the following window.
GGCAGGAGTTGCCTTCGATCCTGTCATCTACTCCAATCTGTCGGGGAACAGGATTCTCGGCTGCATCGGTCTTGTTTTTCTCTTAACCCTTCTGCTGGCCCTGATCCCCGCACGGCGGGCGGCGCGGCCGGCGGAGGCCTATCTGCTGGGGCGGACCTGATGGCAGGCAACGAGTATGTCATCAAACTGGATAGCGTGTCCCGCGTGTACCGCCAGGGCGACCAGGCGGTCCACGCGCTCGATCATGTCAGCCTGCGCATCCGGCCGGGTGAAATGGTAGTTGTAGCCGGACCCTCCGGATCGGGCAAAACCACGCTGCTAAACGTTGCCGGCGGGCTGGATCGGCCTACGGAAGGGAAGGTGTGGCTCGAAGAGCACGACTTGACTTCCATGAGCAGGCGGGCATTGGCGCAACTCCGCCTGCACGCGATCGGTTTCGTGTTTCAGGCCTACAACCTGATCCCCGTGCTGAGCGCGGAGGAAAACGCGGAATTCATCCTCTTGCTCCGCGGCGTGCCGGCAGCGGCGCGGCGGGCAAAGGTGCGGGCGGCGCTGGAAGCCGTCGGCCTGCAAGGGCTGGAGCACCGGCGCCCGCACCAGCTTTCCGGCGGCCAGCAGCAGCGCGTAGCCGTTGCCCGCGCCATCGTCGCCGAACCGGCCCTGGTCCTGGCCGACGAACCAACGGCCAATCTCGACAGCGTGGCTGCCACTGCCTTACTGGACCTGATGGTGATCTTGAACCGGGAACAGGGGACGACGTTCCTCTTTTCGACGCATGATCCGCGGGTCATGCAGCGGGCGCGCCGCGTGATCAAGATGATGGACGGCCGCATCGCGAGCGATGAGACCATTCCGAAGGGTGACCAGGCATAATGCATTCGGAAATCGGCCGTTGCCTTAAGATCGCTGGTCTGCTGCTGGCCGCCGTTGCGGCCCAGTATCCGCCCCCCTTGCATGCGCAGCAGTTCTCCTGGGGGGCATCGGTGCGCGGCTATGAGTTCCTGCGGATCGAGGATTCGCCGGGGGCGACGCGCCGGGATGCGGAGTTTTCAATCTTCCGCCTGACCACCGGCTTTGAGATCACGCCCAGGATCAAGCTCGAGAGCCACGCGATTGCCAGCCTGCTTTCGCCGCCCTTCTCGGTTGCTGCGCGCGTGGCTACCTCCGACACATTCCGCTACCTGCCTTTGCAGCATTCCTCTCTGACCGGGAATAGCGCGAACTTCACTGCCGGCTTCGACCGCCTCAATCTCCAGCTCGATCTCAAGTCCGTCCGGATCGTCGCGGGCCGCCAGCCGATTACCTGGGGCGTATCCTATTTCTGGCCGGTGATGGATCTGTTCGCTCCCTTTGCCCCCGAGCGCGTCGACCGTGATTACAAGCCCGGCGTGGACGCCGTCCGCTTCACGATTCCGATAGGATCCTATTCCGAGATCGACGTGGTCGGAGGTTCACTGGGTTCTTCTCCCTCCAGGGATTGGGCCGCCGGCACGCTTGCGCGCATTCATGCGGGCCGTGTCGATTTGGGATTCATGGGGGGCAAATTCCATGGCGATACGGTGGCGGGGGGATTTTTTACCTCATCGTTGAGCGGCACCGGGTTCCGCGGCGAGCTGACCTGGACCCATTCGGGTGATCCGCAGGATCCGGCCCGCAGCCGCCCGAAATTCTGGCGCGGCACTCTCGGCGCGGACCGGCAATTGACCCCTACGGTAACGTTGACGCTGGAACTGGCCTGGAACGGATATGGCGTGGCCGACCCCTCCGGGTACCTCTCCCTGATCGGGGCCGATCGAGTGCTGCGCGGCGAGGTCACCGGCCTGGGGAGGATCTATGCGGGCGCATCAACGACTTGGCAGTTCCATCCCCTCTGGGTATTTGCCAATACGATCCTCGTGAATGGAAACGACCCTTCCGCGCTCTGGGTGCCCACCTTCACATGGTCCACGGGCAACAACTCCGATGTTCTCCTCGGCGCCCAGGTCAGCATCGGCAGCCGTCCCGCCCCCGGACCGGTTCCGCGCAGCGAGTACGGTTCGATTCCGGCCAACCTCTTTGCCGGTTTCAAGAAATACTTCTGACCTGTTCCGAAAATCGGGAAATGGGGACGCAAACCATTTGTCCACAGCTCCGGGAAATGGGGACGCAAACCATTTGTCCACAGCCCTGATCATGCTTCGGGGCACTTTGAGCTCCTGGAGTTCCCGGCAGTTCGGAACATGGAGTTCTTGGCTGTGAGGCCTGTCACCTGGCAGATTTCTGGCGCGAGGGCAAAGAGGGCACCACAACCCGGACTGTGCCGAAGCCCCCTTCGCGATTACGGCTATAGCGCAGGTCGCGGAGTAATACGGCCATCCCTTTCGGCGCTGACTCGACGGTAACAACGGGAAAACGGGCAAAGCGGGCGAGATCGGCCATTTTGGGATCCGCCAGGGAATTCCGGAAGTAAGGATCTTCGAGGTTCTTCAGCACCATCTCAAGCCGCGGCGGCTGCCGGTGCCAGTCCCCCAGGCCGGAATCCGAAATGTAGTACCGGTCCGGCGCCTGCAAGATGACTGTCCAGCGCAGCGGGGATTGCGGGCGTCCCGGAATGACATCGATCCGTTCCAGCGGCCCGGTAACGAGTTCGGGACCCACGGAGTGAGCCTCGACGACAACAACTTGGCGTGCGGCGGCCAGGGCGCCAAGGTAGAGGGCCAGGGCCAGCAGAGCCGCACGCGCCGGAAGGAAGCCATGATCGAGCAGCATGCGAGCGATGCCCAGGCAGATGGCGACTCCCGCTATCCACAGGAGAGCTGTAACCGGCGACCAGCCCAGGATCACGATCAGCAGACCAAGCAGGCCCAGGACCATCCAGGCGGCGCGGCCGCGATTCGAGCGTGCCAGCGGAGCGAGAGCGCAACCCAGGATCAGCCAGATCCAGAGATCAAGAATCGTGAGCAGATCCCCGTATACTCTCGCGGAGCTGAACGGCAGCAGCGGCCGGATTCCGTAGTCGTTCAGGAAATCGAAGGCCGGGTGCGTCATCATGCCGGCCAGGGAAAGCCCCCAGAGCGGCATGAGAGCCGGCGCACGGACTGCTCCGGGGCTCCTGAACCGATAATAGAGCCAGAGCGCGCCCGCCAGGCAGAGCGACAGGCCGATGATCCCAACCGGAGTGTGGGATACCCCGCGGTGCACATCGAGGTAACTGCCCCTGCCCAGCTGCCACAGGATTTCGGCATCCGGAAGGTTCGCGCCGATCAGAAGCGCGGGCACGGCAAGCGCCGTCTTTTTCCCCAATCCTGCCCTTGCAAGCGACAGGCCGATCAGCGTGTGCGTTACATTGTCCACTCGGGATCCACCAATCAGTTCATCAGACCGTTCGTGAATGCGACGTGACCTGGCCGCATCATGACCGCCGAGTGTCTGACATTGAGTAGCACATTGTCAATCGTCTACATGCGGCCGGAGTTGAAATAATAGGCAATTGCTTGTGAGGTTCTGAGCATAGGCAGCAAGGGTTGCCGGGGAGAGGATGGGGAATTCTCCCTTCAGGAGCCGACGGGAGCGGTCATGACCCGGTCGCGTCCTTCGCGTTTGGCGCGATAGAGCGCCTCATCCGCGGCCTGCAGCAGCGTATCCAGCCTGTTTCCGTGCTCGGGGAAAGCTGCCACGCCTATAGAGACAGTTATGTTGCCGAGGCTCTGCAGCCGGTGTTGCACGTTCAGGTGGCGGGCGCACTCCCGCAATTGTTCCGCGCGCTGCCTGGACACTTCCAGCGTCGCTTCAGGGAGAATCAGGGCAAATTCCTCGCCGCCATATCGACAGGCAATATCGCAGGAGCGGATGCCCGCTTTAAGCACGCTGCTGAATTCTCTCAACATCATGTCCCCGGCATCGTGGCCAAAGCTGTCATTGAAGCGCTTAAAGTTATCGAGGTCGAGCATGAGGATACCCATGGATCGGGAACTGCGCATCGCACGGCGCAGTTCCAGCTCTACAGATTCCTCCATGTAGCGACGGTTGAAAAGACCCGTGAGAGGATCACGCACCGATTGCTGGCGGAGGGCGTCGCGCAGCCTCAGGTTGGCCACGGCGAGAGAGATCTGATCGGCGACAGTGCCGGCCAGCTTTTGCCCCGCTTCGGACATCCAGGCGGCCTCCCCATCGCCGCTGCCGCTGTTTCTCTGAAGATGAATGAGCCCGAGGGCCTCACCCTGGGCCATCAGAGGCAGGCAGACATACGGGCCCGTCATATCTCCGGCGTGGCGGCAACGCAATGCCGAGGCAGCGTCCTGAACGTGGTTCAACCGCCCTCGGCGCAGGGCCCAGCAGTCTGCCGGCGGGAAAACCTGCTCATTTAACCGGGGCTCTCCCCACACGGCTGCTATCTCCACAATGTTGCGCGAATTGCTGATGACGCCCAACGCTCCCGAAACGGACGGAAGAATATGAGGAACGCATTGGGCGATCACCTTGAACGCTTCTTCTGCGGTCTCGCAGGAATGCAAAAGATCGCCCAAGTCACTCAACCGGCCGATTTCCTGGGCACGGCGTTCCAACTCATTGACGGAGTGCAGGAGCTCGCCATTCGAGCGCTGCAATGCCTGCTCGGTCTTTCTTACCTGGTCCATATCCCTGAAAATGATTACACCGGCAGTTAGCAGTATGAGCCCGCAGAGCGCACTTCCAGTGAGAAGAGTGTAATAGGTCCGCCGGACATGCGCCTCAGCCACACGCTGGCGTTCATCGAGAAGCCATTGCTCTCTGTCCGCCAGGCCGGCGAGGCGCCGGCGAATCTCATCGGTCAACTGTTTACTGCGGCCAGCCTGCATCAGCTCGACCGCGATCCCGAACCCCTTATCCGGTCTTGATTCGACCACTCTTTGAGCCAGGGCAATACGCTCATTAATGAGTGGGCCCAGTTCATCGAGGCCGCGCCGCTGGCCGGGATCAGCCATCAGCAGATAAAGTTCCTTGATGGTCTCGTGGGCTGCGGCGATCCCCTGATCGTATGGGTGAAGGTACGATTCCTCCGGTGTGATAATGTATGCGCTCTCCCCGATCTCAATCTCATCCAGCTGGGAGCGGAGATTGGACAGGTGTTCCATCACATGGCGGGTTTGCGTCACCCAGTTTCCGGTACCAACGAGATCGGAGACCGTGCGGTAGGACACTACCCCGACGACCAGCAGAACCACGAAGGCCAGAACGAATCCCGCGCCGATCTTTCTTTCAACCGGCCAGCGGCCAAAAACACTATGGTTCAATTTAAGCTCCTTGTGACAGCGTGGATTTGAGACTGAAACGACCGGATTTGTCAAGCAGTCCTTCAGCAAGCGGACGCATCGGTCTGGCGCTTGAAATCTCTTTGAATCGCCCCTTGCTTACGTAGTGATCGGACAGCAGTCGGCCGTTCCACTTCGGAGCGTATATCGGCGACCGGCTCGGAATCTACCGCGCAATGGTTGAGGCCGGGCCGGCAACCGTGTCCGATCTCGCTGCCAGAACCCACCTCAACGAACGTTACATGCGGGAATGGCTCGCCCTCATGGCGACAGCCGGATATGTCCTCTATGACGCGGCAAATTCCCGGTATCGTTTGCCCCGCGAGTATGCCACGGTTCTGTGCGACGAAAACTCGCCCCTGTTCATGGGCGGATTTGTCGAACTGCTGGCCTGCGTCTTCCCGACGAACAAAGTGATGGAAGGAATCCGCGGCGGCAAAGGCCCGCTCTCGGAGGATTACCCGCCCGAACTTTGGGAAGGAGTCGAGAGGTCCACGGCGCCCGGTTACCGCAATTTCCTGACCGAGATCTATATTCCGGCAATGCCCGACATTGCGGCGCGCCTGCGCGCCAGCGGGGCCGCTCTCGATGTCGGATGCGGCGGCGGCCTTGCATCGCTGGAGAGCGCAATAGCCTATCCGAAAGCTGAGGTCTTCGGCCTGGACGTGTTTGCACCCTCGATTGAAAGGGCCAGGAAAAACGCCGCATCGGCCGGCCTAGGCGACCGCATCCATTTCGATACCTATGACGGCATCACGCTGCCCGCGGAACGCTTCGACCTGATCACGCTTTGCTACACGGTTCACCACCTGACGGATCCGGTCAAGACCCTGGGCTCGATCGGCAATGCGCTGAGAAAAGGGGGATCGCTTATGATCATGGAGGCCAATGTGCCGGAAACGATCGCAGCGAGCGTCGGCAATACCTATGCAAAATGGGTTTCGAATTTCAATCTCGAATTTGGTCTTTGACCTATGCGCAGGTTTTGCGGATGATTGCCCCTATGCCGACACGTCTTGAGGAAATTCGTGCCGCACTCAGGCATTACGCGGACTCCCGGAAGGCGCGCGATCTCCAGTGGTTTTTCAAGACCGGGCCGGGCGGCTACGGGGAAGGGGACGTGTTTCTCGGCGTGAGCGTGCCGGCGGTGCGCAAGGTCGCGAGACTATACCGCGATTTGGTCCTCGAGGATGCCGTTGAGCTATTGTCTTCTCCCCTGCATGAAGAGCGCCAGCTAGCGCTCTTTATTCTGACCGGCTGGTACGAAAGAGGCGACGAAAGCCTTCGGCGGATCATCTACAGGTTCTATCTCCGGAACGCGAAACACATCAACAACTGGGACCTGGTGGATTGCTCTGCGCCGCACATCGTCGGGCGCCACCTTTACCGCCGGAGTCGCGCGCCGCTCTACCGCTTTGCGGAATCACGCTCGGTCTGGAAACGGCGCATCGCCATCATGTCCACCTTCTATTTCGTGCGGCAAGGGGACTTCATCGATACGTTGGCCCTCACCGACCGCCTCATTCACGACCCGGAGGATCTTATTCACAAAGCCGCCGGATGGATGATCCGCGAAATCGGCAATCGCGACCAGCAAGCCGCAGAGGCCTTCCTGAAAGAGCGTTGCCGAACGATGCCACGCACGATGCTGCGCTACGCGACCGAAAAGTTCCCGGAGGAAACGAGACTCCGATATCTCCGGGGAGAGGCCTGACGGGCCGGTATCCCAAAGCGCTGCGAAGTAGCCGGTCCAAATCCGGCGACGGCATTGCCCTGCGCGGCTCCGAACGGACCGGCGGGCTTGATGCTGTCCGGGAGCGCGGCCGTCCCGCCCGATCTAGGGATAGGCATGCGCTTGGCCTAAACAGTAATCCAGGCCAAAGAAAACAGCGGGCAAGATGCCCGCATCGAGGCCGCCATCTTTTTGCACCTACTTCCGGTACGCCTTGAGGATCTGGATGGGCGGGTCGAGCGTTTCGGTGCCGTACGCGCCGCGCCGACCGGTCGGCAACGTGTGCGCGGCTTGAACCTTTTTGACGACGTCCATGCCTCCCACGACACGGCCGAAGACGGCAAAACCTTGGCCATCCGAGTTGCGCATGCCGCCGAAATCCATCTCGGGCTGATCACCGATCAGAATCGAAAATGAGGCCCTCGCGGTGTCCGGCCCGTTGCGAGCCATCGACAGCACGCCGTTCACATGCTTCAACCCGGTCACGTTCGTACGCTCCAGCGGGATCGGCGGGAATTGCTCACGGTTGCGCTCCGGGTTGATCTGGATCTGGATGACCTGGATCTCGACATCGTGCCGCGTCGTGTTGTCCAGCCGCACGGCGCGGTTGATGATCCCGCCGTCATAGAACTTCCCGTCGACATACTTCAGGAAGTTCTCTCCGGTGATTGGCGCATGGACCACATCCACTTCCATCGTGATCTTGCCGAGCTCGGTCTCGAAGATCACCAGCACGGGCTGCGTGGGCGCCGGCGTCTGGGCCCCGAGCGGGATGGAGAGAAACAACACGGCCGCGAAGGATAGAATTCCGAAAGTTTTCATTGTTTAGCCTCATCCGGAAAAACTTGTCCGGATTCAGAATCCGCGGGTCAAAACGGATGCGTGAAAATGACATACCCGCTGTGCCGCTTCAAGCCTCTGATATCGGGTTACGTCAACCCTTTTGCTGCTCTCGCGTCCAGAAGTATAGATCATAACTCCAAAACGACGGCTCCGATCCGTGATGCTGATTTCAATCTGGCTCAGAGACCTCGCGCGATCCGCCCCCATGCTTTGCTCTTAACCTCGTGTGCTGGCTACCGCAGTCATGGTGTCCATTTGGGATGTTACATTCGACTATGTGCCCGCGCAACTGCGGGCCCCCGGCGGCCGCGCTGCCGGTTCGTCGGTTGTCCTCTTGATTCTGGATTTAGGGTTGCGCAGATTGGAGTGTGGATCAGGGCTTCAAACCAAATGTTGCGAGATCAGGCAGACCGCCTCTGATCAACCGTGCAAAGGAAATCCAAAATCCGTGATCCAGAATCACTCAGATGCCGGCGCCAAAGTGGAAGGCGTCATAGTGGGCACTCCCCTGCGTCACCCGGCTGCCGGGAGGGACTCCGCGGGTGAGCCAGACGTTGCCGCCGATCACGGACTCCCGCCCGATGGTGACACGGCCGAGAATGGTTGCCCCCGAGTAGATAATGACATCGTCCTCGATGATCGGATGGCGGGGCACCCCCTTGATGGGATGGCCGTTTTCATCCAGGGGAAAGCTCTTAGCACCCAGGGTGACACCCTGGTAGAGCGTAACGCGGTTGCCGATGACGCAGGTTTCGCCAATCACCACACCGGTGCCGTGATCAATGAAGAATCGCTTTCCGATCCGGGCACCGGGGTGGATGTCGATACCCGTGGTGCTGTGAGCGATTTCGGTGATCATCCGCGGCAGCAGCGGGACGTCGAGTTCCCAGAGTGCATGAGCGATGCGACAGAAGGTGAGCGCATAGAGCCCAGGGTAAGCAAGAATCGCTTCATCCGGCGTGGTGCAGGCCGGATCGCCCTGATACGCCGCCTTGACATCTTCCAGGAGGGTCTGCTGAAGCTCCGGCAATCGCTGCAGGAACTGCTGGGTCAGGTCCGCGGCGCGCTGGCTGCAGCCTGGAATTTCTTCCGGCGCCGAACAGTTAAAGCAAAGTGCGCGCCGGACTTGCTCCTCCAGGTCCCGGGCGACGAGGTCCAGCGTTGCGCCAACGTGGAAACGGACATTGTCGGCGCCGGCTTCCGGGCTGCCGAAGTATCCGGGGAACAATATCGCCCGGAGCTCTTCCAGGATCTCGGCCGCGGCCTTTCGGGAAGGCAGCGGCTGGACACAGGGCGGACGCTTCTCGAGCATGGCAAAGCGGCCCGGATAGCCGCTCAGCTCATCGACGATTGACGCCATCTCCACACGGCTCACTCCAACCTCAGACATGGGCGCCCTCCGAATCCAGATCCTCAAAAAGCCAGGTGCTCAGGTAGCGCTCGGCGTTTGAGGGGATGATCACAACGACTTTTTTCCCCTTGTTTTCCGGCCGCATAGCGACCTGCAGCGCCGCCACCAGGGCTGCGCCCGACGAGATGCCGACCGCCACGCCTTCTTCCCGCGCCGCACGCCTCGCCATCTCTCCGGCCTCGACATGACCGACCTGGATGACCTCATCGATCAACTCGGAGCGCAACACCTTAGGAATGAATCCTGCGCCGAGACCCTGAATCTTGTGGGAACCCGGTTTGCCCCCAGACAACACGGGAGAGTCCTTTGGTTCGACCGCAATCGCCTTGAAACCAGGCTTGCGCGGCTTGATCACTTCGGCCACGCCGGTGATGGTCCCACCAGTGCCCACGCCGGAGATCAGGATGTCCACCTGGCCGTCGGTGTCGGCCCAGATCTCCTCGGCAGTCGTCCGGCGATGCACAGCCGGATTGGCGGGATTATTGAACTGCTGAAGCATCAAATAATTAGGGTGCTCCTCCACTATTTGCTCCGCCTTGCGGATGGCCCCCTTCATCCCTTCTGAGCCCGGGGTCAGGATAAGCTTGGCGCCAAACACCTTGAGCAGCTTGCGGCGCTCCAGGCTCATCGTCTCGGGCATCGTCAGAATCAGCGGGTAGTGTTTGGCGGCGCAAACGAGCGCCAGGGCGATGCCGGTGTTTCCACTCGTCGGCTCAACCAGGACCGTGCCATCCTTGATCATCCCCCGTTCTTCTGCAGCCTGGACCATGCTCAGACCTATGCGATCCTTGACGCTGCCTCCCGGGTTGGAAAACTCGAGCTTGAGCAATACCTCAGCGACGCAGCCCTTCGAGAGCGAATTGAGGCGCACGAGCGGTGTCCCTCCGATGAGGTCGACGATACTGTTGGCAATTTTGGCCATCGAAATCTCCCGGCTGTCAGTTTCCAGGGCAGGCTCTTCCAGATTAAAACGCAAATAGACCGCCTGTCACCATCAGAAAGCGGGCCCCAGCAACTGCGTTCACAATAACTTAAGGCCCAACCTCCCTCTTGGAGCTGGAGCCCCGACAACATTCCCGACCGACGTAGTCACAAAGACAAATTAAGAACCCATTCATCACACTCGAATGCTAACGTAAACGTAAGAGTCGTGCAAGGTCGAATCTCCGGCTTTTGCCTTTCCAGGGGTATTGGCGGGCTATTTTGTTGCCGGGTTGTCTCGCAGCCTGACGGATGCCACCCAAGGCTCCAGGTTGCGGCCGTATTGCAGGGTGACGGTGTAGCGCGGCTCCTGACCCATTTGCGGCTTCAGTGGGGAGATGAGCCTGGCTTGGGGCAGGGGGACATTGATGTCGGAAGGGAGGATCTGGGAAACAAATCCAACGCAGTTGTGAGATGTTATCGATCCGGAAGCCGGATCCTTCACATCTTCCAGACTTGCCCTCAAAACAGCTTGCACGATGAGGTACCTGCTCTGGTCGGGATATCGGCTGCGGAGCGCCGTCAGACTTTTTGCCGCACCCACGGGGACAAGGTGCGACACGTTGCGGGGATCTCTTTCTTCGCTCGGGTTGCCGGGTGTGCGTTGAGCGGCGGATTGCCTTCGTTTTTTCTCCTCCTCCGCCTGCTGCAGCCATTGCTCCCAAGCCTTTCCCTCATACTCCAGGGCTACATAGGCCACGCGGGGCAGCAGGGAGAGATCTCTGCCCGGCGTTCCCGCGGGGATATGGAAATCGAAGCCGATTTCCTCCAGCTCGGCACGACTGAAAACCTCACCCGCCTGTGCCGGCTGCCGGATCCACTCAAGTCTCAGGCCGACGCCAGAGTTGTCCTGGCCCATGCTCTGCAACGGCAATTCGCGTTCGGTGAGCTCGATCGTCTGCACGGGTCCGCCCGCTCGATTCCTCGAGACACCGATCAACGCGATGGCGTTGGTGGCAAGAATGGCCGCGATCCCCAGGATCAGGCAGGGTCTCTTCATGCCGTCTCCATTTTTCCGGTTCCGGTTCTGATCTTGCGGAACACCGCCAGAAGTACCAGCGCGATGATCCCGATGATGAGGAAGAAAAGGTACTTGGGCATCCAGTCCCACCACCAATTGAACAGGCGGAGGAACAGATAAATTGCGAAGAATGCGGATCCGAGGTTTACCGCTTCCATCATGCGGCGCTGGACGCCGATCCAGATGGCAGCGATGACGGCGCCAAAACCTGTTACTTGATAGATGCCTTCCACGGCTTTCTTCGGGAACGGGAGATAAGTCAGGTGGCCCAGGTTACCCAGCATGAGCAGCGCCAGGAAGAGGAAGAGAAGTCCGAACAGTCGGTAGACGGTGGCGAAGCCGGGATGCTTGCTGTGGCGATGAATCAGGGGGATTGCCAGCAATGCCATGCCGCCCGGCAGGAAAGTCTCCGGGCGGTCCATGACCGCATCAAAGGATCCGCCGCTCAGCGACATAATCTGCGCCGCGACAAAAATGACGAGCAAGACCAGTCCGGCAGCCAACTCCAGCCGCAGGGAGTAGCCGTAAGCCAGCACCAGTGCAAACACTCCCCAGGCAAGGAAGGCGTTCTGCGACGGTGCCAGGTTGAAAATGTAACCGAGCACGTTCAGGTTCAATACAAATGATGCAAATACCACGAGCGCCAGGAGCGATGTGTAATAGAGAGTTCTTTCTCTTCGGGAGACGAACTCCATGGCGATCAACCCGAGGATGGGAATCGAGACGAGAAGCGCGACCTGAACCGGCGTGCTCAGCAGTCCCCAATAGCGATAGAAAAACAGAAACACCGCCGCGCACAAAGCCAGCCCGCCGAGAGCCGATGCGATGCGCATGGCGAGTGAAATCTGCTTCTGGGATTCGCTGACGTCGACGTCGAAACGCCCGGCCAGCTCGGCCAGCGTCTTGTCGAGGTGGGTATCGAGCCGCGCCCGCTGCTCGTCGGTGAGACCCAGGACTCCTTCGCGGGTCAGCTGCTCCAGCTCGCGCCGGAAGGAGTGGATGCGGTCCACGCGTTGCTGGGCTTCCTTCTTTCCCGAAGTCTCGGCCATTTGCAGCGATCTTATTCGATTCAAACGCCGAAAACAATGGGCTCAAAAACAAAATCTCAACGCAAAGGACGCGGCGCCCGCGGAGAAGAACATTTTAACCGCGAGCTCCACGCCCTCCGCGTTGAGATGTTCTCACGCACTGGGATCGAGGACAGGACTATTTGACGTTAGGATCTGCTTCGACCACCACCCTGGTGAAGTACTCCTTGTCTCCAACCGTAAGCTTGACGCGATAAACGCCTGGTTCGACGGCGGCACCGCCGCCTCCTCGACCGCCGCCGCCACCGGGGAATTGGCCCGGGGCTCCGGCTGCCTGACCCGCG
Protein-coding sequences here:
- a CDS encoding DUF2157 domain-containing protein produces the protein MAETSGKKEAQQRVDRIHSFRRELEQLTREGVLGLTDEQRARLDTHLDKTLAELAGRFDVDVSESQKQISLAMRIASALGGLALCAAVFLFFYRYWGLLSTPVQVALLVSIPILGLIAMEFVSRRERTLYYTSLLALVVFASFVLNLNVLGYIFNLAPSQNAFLAWGVFALVLAYGYSLRLELAAGLVLLVIFVAAQIMSLSGGSFDAVMDRPETFLPGGMALLAIPLIHRHSKHPGFATVYRLFGLLFLFLALLMLGNLGHLTYLPFPKKAVEGIYQVTGFGAVIAAIWIGVQRRMMEAVNLGSAFFAIYLFLRLFNWWWDWMPKYLFFLIIGIIALVLLAVFRKIRTGTGKMETA